In a single window of the Micromonospora inositola genome:
- a CDS encoding isoamylase early set domain-containing protein, with translation MIKRSKLFGNQTRVTFCLPRDTPPGTVSVVGCFNDWQPGRHELVTRRDGSRTVTVRLGPGEYRFRYLATGGVWLDDESADQVDAQGSTLLL, from the coding sequence GTGATCAAGCGCAGCAAGCTCTTCGGCAACCAGACCCGGGTCACCTTCTGCCTGCCCCGGGACACCCCGCCCGGCACCGTCAGCGTCGTCGGCTGCTTCAACGACTGGCAGCCCGGCCGGCACGAGCTGGTGACCCGCCGCGACGGCAGCCGTACGGTGACCGTCCGGCTCGGCCCCGGCGAGTACCGCTTCCGCTACCTCGCCACCGGGGGCGTCTGGCTCGACGACGAGTCCGCCGACCAGGTGGACGCCCAGGGCAGCACCCTCCTGCTCTGA
- the msrB gene encoding peptide-methionine (R)-S-oxide reductase MsrB, protein MSLDESEVPRTEEEWRVRLSPEEFHVLREAGTERPWTGEYVDTKTAGVYHCRACGLELFRSDAKFDSHCGWPSFDDAIPGAVKEIPDRTLGMLRTEIRCARCDSHLGHVFEGEGFTPKDTRHCVNSLSIRLEPKEG, encoded by the coding sequence GTGAGTCTTGACGAGAGCGAAGTGCCCCGCACCGAGGAAGAGTGGCGGGTCCGGCTGAGCCCCGAGGAGTTCCACGTGCTCCGCGAGGCCGGCACCGAGCGGCCGTGGACCGGCGAGTACGTCGACACCAAGACCGCCGGCGTCTACCACTGCCGGGCCTGCGGCCTGGAGCTGTTCCGCAGCGACGCCAAGTTCGACTCGCACTGCGGCTGGCCGAGCTTCGACGACGCCATCCCCGGCGCGGTGAAGGAGATCCCGGACCGCACCCTCGGCATGCTCCGTACGGAGATCCGTTGCGCCCGGTGCGACAGCCACCTGGGCCACGTCTTCGAGGGCGAGGGTTTCACCCCGAAGGACACCCGGCACTGCGTGAACTCGCTCTCCATCCGGCTGGAGCCGAAGGAAGGCTGA
- a CDS encoding Prokaryotic metallothionein codes for MATCEVCGNDYWMAFEVRTVSGDVHTFDCFECAIHKMAPICEHCQIKIVGHGVEVSGRFFCCAHCARAVEGTEGAEIRDAVGARPA; via the coding sequence ATGGCTACCTGCGAGGTCTGCGGTAACGACTACTGGATGGCGTTCGAGGTGCGCACGGTCAGCGGGGACGTGCACACCTTCGACTGCTTCGAGTGCGCGATCCACAAGATGGCGCCGATCTGCGAGCACTGCCAGATCAAGATCGTCGGTCACGGCGTCGAGGTCTCTGGCCGCTTCTTCTGCTGCGCACACTGCGCCCGCGCCGTGGAAGGCACGGAGGGCGCCGAGATCCGGGACGCGGTCGGCGCCCGCCCCGCCTGA
- the ligD gene encoding non-homologous end-joining DNA ligase has protein sequence MGGTKAAAAEIQVAGHTVRLSSPDRVIFPQRGFTKADVFGYYLSVGDGIMRALRDRPTTLQRFPEGIEGEMFFQKRVPARGVPPWVRTAEISFPSGRTAAELCPADLAHVAWAAQMGTVVFHPWPVRAADVDRPDELRIDLDPQPGTDFADAATAAGELRALLAELGATGWPKTSGGRGVHVYLRIHPRWTFTEVRRATIALARELERRRPELITTAWWKEQRGSRVFVDYNQMARDRTIACAYSLRANARATVSTPVDWDELPEVDPDDFHLGTVPARLAERGDPHAGIDDAPWDITPLLEWAERDAAAGQGDLPYPPDHPKMPGEPKRVQPSKDRDRPRD, from the coding sequence ATGGGTGGCACCAAGGCAGCGGCGGCGGAAATCCAGGTGGCCGGGCACACCGTACGGCTGAGCAGTCCGGACCGGGTGATCTTCCCGCAGCGCGGGTTCACCAAGGCGGACGTGTTCGGCTACTACCTCTCGGTCGGTGACGGGATCATGCGGGCGCTGCGGGACCGCCCGACGACGCTGCAGCGCTTCCCGGAGGGCATCGAGGGGGAGATGTTCTTCCAGAAGCGGGTGCCGGCCCGGGGCGTACCGCCGTGGGTGCGGACCGCGGAGATCAGCTTCCCCAGCGGCCGGACGGCCGCGGAGCTCTGCCCCGCGGACCTGGCGCACGTCGCGTGGGCCGCGCAGATGGGCACCGTGGTGTTCCACCCGTGGCCGGTGCGCGCCGCCGACGTGGACCGCCCCGACGAGCTGCGGATCGACCTCGACCCGCAGCCAGGCACCGACTTCGCCGACGCGGCCACCGCCGCCGGCGAACTCCGGGCGCTGCTGGCCGAGCTGGGCGCCACCGGCTGGCCGAAGACCTCCGGCGGCCGGGGCGTGCACGTCTACCTGCGGATCCACCCCCGGTGGACGTTCACCGAGGTGCGCCGGGCCACCATCGCGCTGGCCCGGGAGCTGGAACGCCGCCGCCCGGAGCTGATCACCACCGCCTGGTGGAAGGAGCAGCGCGGCAGCCGGGTGTTCGTGGACTACAACCAGATGGCCCGGGACCGGACGATCGCCTGCGCGTACTCGCTGCGGGCCAACGCTCGGGCCACCGTCTCCACCCCGGTCGACTGGGACGAGCTGCCCGAGGTCGACCCGGACGACTTCCACCTGGGCACCGTGCCGGCCCGGCTCGCCGAGCGGGGCGACCCGCACGCCGGCATCGACGACGCTCCGTGGGACATCACCCCGCTGCTGGAGTGGGCCGAGCGGGACGCCGCCGCCGGCCAGGGCGACCTGCCGTACCCGCCGGACCACCCGAAGATGCCCGGCGAGCCCAAGCGGGTGCAGCCCTCCAAGGACCGCGACCGGCCCCGGGACTGA